One Halosegnis longus DNA window includes the following coding sequences:
- a CDS encoding aminopeptidase: MDPRIREHADVIVDHSIEAEAGDDIVIDAHPVAEDLVTALHERLADVGANPLAIQGRAGKRFRRAYLRNHDGEFELPDHEMALFEAMDAYIAVRGDANVTEEADIDGDVQTAYDQARQPLLEERLGKTWCLTQYPAPANAQLAEMSTEAYENFVYDAVLKDWNEVREHQAQMTDIMDGAESVRIVSGETTDLTMRVAGNETLNDDGHANLPGGEVFTAPVRDSVDGEVYFDKPVYQRGKEITGARLRFEDGEAVEWDAEKNADVLDDILTTDEGAKYIGELGIGMNRDIDRFTYNMLFDEKMGDTIHLAVGRAYDACVGEANEQNDSAVHVDMIVDMSEDSYIEVDGERVQEDGTFVFEE, encoded by the coding sequence ATGGACCCACGGATTCGCGAACACGCGGACGTCATCGTCGACCACTCCATCGAGGCCGAGGCCGGCGACGATATCGTCATCGACGCCCACCCCGTCGCTGAGGACCTCGTAACTGCGCTCCACGAACGACTCGCCGACGTCGGCGCGAATCCGCTGGCGATTCAGGGGCGTGCCGGCAAGCGGTTCCGCCGCGCGTATCTCCGCAACCACGACGGTGAGTTCGAACTCCCCGACCACGAGATGGCGCTGTTCGAAGCCATGGACGCCTACATCGCCGTCCGCGGGGACGCGAACGTCACCGAGGAGGCCGACATCGACGGCGACGTACAGACCGCCTACGACCAAGCCCGTCAACCCCTGTTAGAGGAGCGACTCGGCAAGACCTGGTGTCTCACGCAGTACCCCGCCCCCGCAAACGCCCAGCTCGCGGAGATGAGCACCGAAGCCTACGAGAACTTCGTCTACGACGCCGTGCTGAAGGACTGGAACGAGGTGCGTGAACACCAGGCGCAGATGACCGATATCATGGACGGTGCGGAGTCGGTGCGTATCGTCTCGGGCGAGACGACGGACCTCACGATGCGCGTCGCCGGCAACGAGACGCTCAACGACGACGGCCACGCGAATCTGCCGGGCGGCGAGGTGTTCACCGCACCCGTGCGCGACAGCGTCGACGGCGAGGTGTACTTCGACAAGCCGGTGTACCAGCGCGGGAAGGAGATCACCGGCGCGCGACTCCGCTTCGAGGACGGAGAGGCCGTCGAGTGGGACGCCGAGAAGAACGCCGACGTGCTGGACGACATCCTCACGACCGATGAGGGGGCGAAGTACATCGGCGAACTCGGTATCGGGATGAACCGCGACATCGACCGGTTCACGTACAATATGCTGTTCGACGAGAAGATGGGGGATACGATTCACCTCGCGGTTGGGCGCGCGTACGACGCCTGCGTCGGCGAGGCGAACGAGCAGAACGATTCCGCCGTCCACGTCGACATGATTGTCGACATGAGCGAAGATTCGTACATCGAGGTGGACGGCGAGCGCGTCCAGGAGGACGGGACGTTCGTGTTTGAGGAGTAG
- a CDS encoding threonine aldolase family protein, giving the protein MPDFRSDTVTKPSEAMREAARDADVGDDVYRGDPTVNELEARAAEVVGTEAALYVPSGTMGNQVAIRTHTARGDELLCETDSHIYKWELGGIAQHSGVQARTIDGDDRGALSPEQVHDGYVARDGHRPGTSLLCLENTHNSKGGTAIPVDDIAAAAEAARDHDVSVHLDGARLFNAAAALDVPASEIVAPVDTVMFCLSKGLGAPVGSILAGPESFIEEAHRVRKLFGGGMRQAGMIAAPGLLALDNRTRLHEDHANARLLADGLRDIDGLGVSEPDTNIVLVDTDGPAEQFIDALEAEGVQASRFGPEQVRFCTHWDVDESDVERAVAAAQSI; this is encoded by the coding sequence ATGCCCGATTTCCGCTCCGACACCGTGACGAAGCCCTCGGAGGCGATGCGGGAGGCCGCCCGCGACGCCGACGTTGGCGACGACGTGTACCGCGGTGACCCGACGGTGAACGAACTCGAAGCCCGCGCTGCCGAGGTCGTCGGCACCGAGGCCGCACTCTACGTCCCCTCCGGCACGATGGGCAACCAAGTCGCCATCCGCACCCACACGGCGCGCGGCGACGAACTGCTGTGTGAGACGGACAGCCACATCTACAAGTGGGAACTCGGCGGCATCGCCCAACACTCGGGCGTGCAGGCTCGCACTATCGACGGTGACGACCGCGGCGCGCTCTCGCCAGAGCAGGTCCACGACGGCTACGTCGCCCGCGACGGCCACCGCCCGGGGACGAGTCTGCTCTGCTTGGAGAACACCCACAACAGCAAGGGCGGGACCGCGATTCCCGTCGACGACATCGCCGCTGCCGCCGAGGCCGCCCGCGACCACGACGTCTCGGTCCACCTCGACGGCGCGCGGCTGTTCAACGCCGCGGCCGCCCTCGACGTGCCGGCGAGCGAGATCGTCGCGCCCGTCGACACGGTGATGTTCTGTCTCTCGAAGGGGCTCGGCGCGCCGGTCGGCTCGATTCTCGCCGGTCCCGAGTCGTTCATCGAGGAGGCCCACCGCGTGCGCAAACTGTTCGGCGGCGGGATGCGACAGGCCGGGATGATTGCCGCGCCCGGGCTGCTCGCGCTCGACAATCGGACGCGACTCCACGAGGACCACGCGAACGCCCGACTGCTCGCGGACGGCCTGCGCGATATCGACGGGCTCGGCGTCTCGGAGCCGGACACGAATATCGTCCTCGTCGATACGGACGGCCCCGCCGAGCAGTTCATCGATGCACTCGAAGCCGAGGGGGTACAGGCCTCGCGGTTCGGTCCAGAGCAGGTCAGGTTCTGTACCCACTGGGACGTAGACGAGTCGGACGTGGAGCGAGCGGTTGCGGCCGCTCAGTCCATCTAG
- a CDS encoding ATP-dependent DNA helicase, whose translation MGRIHDALADERDVLFEGACGTGKTLASLVPALEYAETENKTVVISTNVHQQTRQFIEEARAITRNEQIRTVVFKGKGSMCHIDVGYEECQALRDTTRELADKEEDLAELEARQEELLDAARDGNDQASEARSAVMDELETVEESVETLRDEGNICERYHANLTEDTDEFYAWLTGDVRTPEEVYDYAERAGFCGYELLKKGMEGVDLVICNYHHLLDPMIREQFFRWLGRDPEDVITVFDEAHNIEEAARDHATRQLAEPTLDSALTELEDVDDYRVDAAERVISAYLTGLTESYDAALSLGEKQSVGDEWHDLEIDNEAGRDDVTLGFLEAYEGPGFRQDLEAALNLGSTLDRRYQEQYKDGETTTRKECRVLQAAGFIDEWVDSTDETTYPVVSVRRDDAGLYGRAELFACLPRSVTEPLFESVHAAVLMSATLRPFDVLGDVLGVGGVAQRATDSSSGRSPRDSSDDEDGPVTMAYGEQFPESRRRTYAVDTPALFASARDDPEVQETITETLEDVIQFTPGNTLVFFPSYGEAERYYDRVATDGRPYLDRAGVSAQELKQEFTSDDDGVLFTSLWGTLAEGVSYDDDQARSVVVVGVPYPHLDDRMAAVERAYATAFDDDDAGWEYAVEVPTIRKTRQALGRVVRSPDDFGVRVLLDERYTQSKTRELGQYSVFGSFPKEERTEHIDIASQKLKYAMLNFYADMDAWDGPPPQP comes from the coding sequence ATGGGCCGGATTCACGACGCGCTCGCCGACGAACGCGACGTGCTGTTCGAGGGAGCCTGCGGGACGGGGAAGACGCTCGCCTCGCTCGTTCCCGCACTGGAGTACGCCGAAACGGAGAACAAGACGGTCGTCATCTCCACGAACGTCCACCAACAGACCCGCCAGTTCATCGAGGAAGCTCGCGCAATCACGCGCAACGAGCAGATTCGCACGGTCGTGTTCAAGGGGAAGGGGTCGATGTGTCACATCGACGTGGGGTACGAGGAGTGTCAGGCGCTCCGCGACACGACCCGCGAGCTCGCCGACAAGGAGGAGGACCTCGCGGAACTGGAGGCTCGCCAAGAGGAGCTCCTCGATGCCGCACGCGATGGCAACGACCAAGCCAGCGAGGCCCGCTCGGCCGTGATGGACGAACTCGAAACCGTCGAGGAGAGCGTCGAAACCCTCCGCGACGAAGGGAACATCTGTGAACGCTACCACGCGAACCTCACCGAAGACACGGACGAGTTCTACGCGTGGCTCACCGGCGACGTGCGCACGCCCGAGGAGGTGTACGACTACGCCGAGCGCGCCGGCTTCTGCGGCTATGAACTCCTGAAGAAGGGGATGGAAGGGGTCGATTTGGTCATCTGCAACTACCACCATCTGCTCGACCCGATGATTCGCGAGCAGTTCTTCCGGTGGCTCGGTCGCGACCCCGAGGACGTGATCACGGTGTTCGACGAGGCGCACAACATCGAGGAGGCGGCCCGCGACCACGCCACCCGCCAGCTCGCGGAGCCGACGCTCGATTCGGCGCTCACCGAACTCGAAGACGTGGACGACTACCGCGTCGACGCCGCCGAACGCGTCATCTCGGCGTACCTGACCGGACTGACCGAGAGCTACGACGCCGCCCTCTCGCTCGGTGAAAAGCAGTCCGTCGGCGACGAGTGGCACGACCTCGAAATCGACAACGAGGCGGGCCGCGACGACGTGACGCTCGGATTCCTGGAGGCGTACGAAGGGCCGGGGTTCCGGCAGGACCTCGAAGCCGCGTTGAACCTCGGCTCCACGCTCGACCGTCGGTATCAGGAGCAGTACAAGGACGGCGAGACGACGACCCGCAAGGAGTGTCGCGTCCTGCAGGCGGCCGGCTTCATCGACGAGTGGGTCGACAGCACCGACGAGACCACGTATCCGGTCGTCTCGGTTCGCCGGGACGACGCCGGACTCTACGGCCGCGCGGAGCTGTTCGCCTGTCTCCCCCGGTCGGTGACGGAGCCGCTGTTCGAGAGCGTCCACGCCGCCGTCCTGATGTCCGCGACCTTGCGTCCGTTCGACGTGCTCGGCGACGTGCTCGGGGTCGGCGGAGTGGCGCAACGCGCCACGGATAGTTCGAGCGGGCGAAGCCCGCGAGATAGCAGCGATGACGAGGACGGCCCGGTGACGATGGCGTACGGCGAGCAGTTTCCGGAGTCGCGCCGGCGCACCTACGCCGTCGACACGCCGGCGCTGTTCGCCAGCGCGCGCGACGACCCCGAGGTGCAGGAGACCATCACCGAGACGCTGGAAGACGTGATTCAGTTCACGCCCGGCAACACGCTCGTCTTCTTCCCCTCCTACGGCGAGGCCGAGCGCTACTACGACCGGGTAGCGACCGACGGCCGGCCGTATCTCGACCGCGCGGGCGTCTCGGCACAGGAGCTAAAACAGGAGTTCACGAGCGACGACGACGGCGTCCTCTTTACGTCGCTGTGGGGGACGCTCGCCGAGGGGGTGAGCTACGACGACGACCAGGCCCGGTCGGTCGTCGTCGTCGGCGTTCCGTACCCGCACCTCGACGACCGGATGGCGGCGGTCGAACGGGCGTACGCGACGGCCTTCGACGACGATGACGCCGGCTGGGAGTACGCCGTCGAGGTGCCGACGATTCGGAAGACGCGACAGGCGCTCGGCCGCGTCGTGCGCTCGCCCGACGACTTCGGCGTCCGCGTCCTCCTGGACGAACGGTACACCCAGTCGAAGACGCGCGAGTTGGGCCAGTACTCGGTGTTCGGTTCGTTCCCCAAGGAGGAGCGAACCGAACACATCGACATCGCGTCTCAGAAGCTGAAGTACGCGATGTTGAACTTCTACGCCGACATGGACGCGTGGGACGGCCCGCCACCCCAACCGTAA
- a CDS encoding cation diffusion facilitator family transporter — protein MASSKSVVLAALVANGAIAVLKFVGYLLTGSPAMLSETYHSVSDTGNQVFLLIGIRYGGKSATRDHPFGYGKAQFFYSFLVSVLLFGIAGWESLKHGYHAMREALFHPTPVEVTEVAIPLVGAEIPSVWVNYAVLIGAIVFESYAFKEAYASMSSQIDEHGWSGFREAFTKTADVTVLTALTEDAIALGGAGIALLGVFLTRTTGNPIYDATSAAIIGVMLMGFAVALAWENKRLLLGESVPADAEQQLRDIVLDADGVADIVDFRTVYFGPENVLVTADISFEARIPTGEMDERITAIEQSLIDANPDIKKVYIEPER, from the coding sequence ATGGCGAGTAGCAAATCAGTCGTTCTCGCGGCGCTCGTCGCGAACGGCGCGATTGCCGTTCTGAAGTTCGTCGGCTATCTCCTCACCGGGTCCCCGGCGATGCTCTCGGAGACGTACCACTCGGTCTCCGACACCGGCAATCAGGTCTTCCTGCTCATCGGCATCCGCTACGGCGGGAAGTCGGCCACCCGCGACCACCCGTTCGGCTACGGGAAAGCGCAGTTCTTCTACTCGTTTCTCGTCAGCGTGCTCCTCTTCGGCATCGCCGGCTGGGAGTCGCTCAAGCACGGCTATCACGCCATGCGCGAGGCGCTGTTTCACCCCACGCCCGTCGAAGTGACGGAGGTGGCCATCCCGCTCGTCGGCGCAGAGATTCCGAGCGTCTGGGTGAACTACGCCGTCCTCATCGGCGCAATCGTCTTCGAGTCGTACGCGTTCAAAGAGGCGTACGCCTCGATGTCGAGCCAGATTGACGAACACGGCTGGTCCGGCTTCCGCGAGGCGTTCACGAAGACCGCAGACGTGACCGTGTTGACGGCGCTCACCGAGGACGCAATCGCACTCGGTGGGGCGGGCATCGCCCTCCTCGGCGTCTTCCTGACGCGCACCACCGGAAATCCGATCTACGACGCCACGTCGGCGGCCATCATCGGGGTCATGCTGATGGGCTTTGCCGTCGCGCTCGCGTGGGAGAACAAGCGACTCCTGCTCGGTGAGTCGGTTCCGGCAGACGCAGAACAGCAGCTCCGCGACATCGTCCTCGACGCCGACGGCGTCGCCGACATCGTCGACTTCCGAACCGTCTACTTCGGACCGGAGAACGTCCTCGTCACCGCCGACATCAGCTTCGAGGCGCGGATTCCGACCGGGGAGATGGACGAGCGCATCACCGCCATCGAGCAGTCGCTCATCGACGCCAACCCCGACATCAAGAAGGTGTACATCGAGCCGGAGCGGTAG
- a CDS encoding 2'-5' RNA ligase family protein yields MHSVNVPVPGDIVRLARGLASECLTASPRRGHSLVVKRLPDERLQGMIREVRSALDGVDPFAIRIEEIDLFRQPPTGTAPVAYLAVESAGLESLHRDLCEVFDPVAGFEGEEYDPHVTIARGGDAATLLGRDIEPREWTVDRLAVWHPGREMEVESIAL; encoded by the coding sequence GTGCACAGCGTCAACGTCCCCGTCCCGGGCGACATCGTCCGGCTCGCGCGGGGGCTCGCAAGCGAGTGTCTGACCGCGAGTCCCCGTCGCGGTCACAGTCTCGTCGTGAAACGACTCCCCGACGAGCGACTGCAAGGGATGATACGGGAGGTCCGGTCGGCGCTCGACGGGGTCGACCCCTTCGCGATTCGCATCGAGGAGATCGACCTGTTCCGCCAGCCGCCGACCGGAACGGCCCCGGTCGCGTATCTGGCCGTCGAGTCTGCGGGTCTCGAATCACTCCACCGCGACCTCTGTGAGGTGTTCGACCCCGTGGCGGGGTTCGAGGGCGAGGAGTACGACCCCCACGTCACGATTGCGCGGGGCGGTGACGCCGCAACCCTACTGGGCCGCGACATCGAGCCGCGAGAGTGGACGGTCGACCGGCTGGCGGTGTGGCATCCGGGCCGGGAGATGGAAGTCGAGTCGATTGCGCTCTGA
- a CDS encoding DUF7859 family protein — MVNVDPVLVVIIALLLGVVLFVYLFIRRTLLAFSEGIRDSRRD; from the coding sequence ATGGTCAACGTGGACCCCGTACTCGTGGTCATCATCGCGCTGCTGTTGGGCGTGGTCCTCTTCGTGTATCTGTTCATCCGACGGACGCTGCTGGCCTTCTCGGAAGGAATACGCGACTCCCGACGCGACTAG
- a CDS encoding aldehyde dehydrogenase family protein, giving the protein MSDTYRHYIGGEWDDGDGTETFESRNPATGETLASFERGTQSDIDRAVAAADAAEEEWQALSHPQRAEYLWDIYQELKDRHEELGEIVTKECGKEISEGKADVTEAWHMVEWAAGDARHPKGDVVPSEIPSKDAYMRRKPRGVVGCITPWNFPVAIPFWHMAVALVEGNTVVFKPAEQTPWCGQILAEMFIDAGIPDGVFNMVQGFGDAGEAIVDDERVDTVLFTGSAEVGHEVASKVAQQPGKLAACEMGGKNNIVITEKADLDTAVHSAVMSSFKTTGQRCVSSERLVVHTDVYDEFKERFVELAQKVAVGDPLDESTFMGPLIEPEHREKVREYNQLARDEGVNVLVDREELDAEEIPDGHEAGNWIGPFVYEADPDADLRCTHEEVFGPHVALLEYDGDIERAVEVHNDTEYGLAGAVISEDYRQINYYRDHAEVGLAYGNLPCIGAEVQLPFGGVKKSGNGYPSAREVIEAVTERTAWTLNNSKDIEMAQGLSADITTEDD; this is encoded by the coding sequence ATGTCGGACACCTATCGACACTACATCGGCGGCGAGTGGGACGACGGCGACGGAACGGAGACGTTCGAGTCGCGGAACCCGGCGACGGGCGAGACGCTCGCCAGCTTCGAGCGGGGCACGCAGAGCGATATCGACCGCGCGGTCGCGGCCGCCGACGCCGCAGAGGAGGAGTGGCAGGCGCTCAGCCACCCGCAGCGCGCGGAGTATCTCTGGGACATCTACCAGGAGCTGAAAGACCGCCACGAGGAACTCGGCGAAATCGTCACCAAGGAGTGTGGCAAGGAAATCTCCGAAGGAAAGGCGGACGTGACCGAGGCGTGGCACATGGTGGAGTGGGCCGCCGGCGACGCCCGCCACCCGAAGGGGGACGTGGTGCCCTCCGAGATTCCGTCGAAGGACGCCTACATGCGCCGGAAGCCGCGCGGCGTCGTCGGCTGCATCACGCCGTGGAACTTCCCGGTCGCCATCCCGTTCTGGCACATGGCCGTCGCGCTGGTCGAGGGGAACACCGTCGTGTTCAAGCCCGCCGAGCAGACGCCGTGGTGTGGGCAGATTCTCGCCGAGATGTTCATCGACGCGGGCATCCCGGACGGCGTGTTCAACATGGTGCAGGGCTTCGGTGACGCCGGCGAGGCTATCGTCGACGACGAGCGCGTCGACACCGTGCTCTTCACCGGCAGCGCGGAGGTCGGCCACGAGGTCGCATCGAAGGTCGCCCAACAGCCCGGCAAGCTCGCCGCCTGCGAGATGGGCGGCAAGAACAACATCGTCATCACGGAGAAGGCGGACCTCGACACCGCCGTCCACTCGGCGGTCATGTCGAGCTTCAAGACGACGGGCCAGCGCTGCGTGTCGAGCGAGCGGCTCGTCGTCCACACCGACGTGTACGACGAGTTCAAAGAGCGGTTCGTCGAGCTCGCACAGAAGGTCGCCGTCGGCGACCCGCTCGACGAGTCGACGTTCATGGGCCCGCTCATCGAGCCGGAACACCGCGAGAAGGTGCGCGAGTACAACCAACTCGCCCGCGACGAGGGCGTGAACGTGCTCGTCGACCGCGAGGAACTCGACGCCGAGGAGATTCCCGACGGCCACGAGGCGGGCAACTGGATCGGGCCGTTCGTCTACGAGGCCGACCCCGACGCCGACCTCCGGTGTACCCACGAGGAGGTCTTCGGCCCCCACGTCGCCCTGCTGGAGTACGACGGCGACATCGAGCGTGCCGTCGAGGTCCACAACGACACCGAGTACGGACTCGCCGGCGCGGTCATCTCCGAGGATTACCGGCAGATAAACTACTACCGCGACCACGCCGAGGTCGGACTCGCCTACGGTAATCTCCCGTGTATCGGCGCGGAGGTCCAGCTCCCCTTCGGCGGCGTGAAGAAGTCCGGCAACGGCTACCCGTCGGCGCGTGAGGTCATCGAGGCCGTCACCGAACGCACCGCGTGGACGCTCAACAACTCGAAGGATATCGAGATGGCACAGGGACTCTCGGCGGACATCACGACCGAAGACGACTGA
- a CDS encoding ArsR/SmtB family transcription factor has product MSLLPSSPDISRDGDPRVVGVDSEDADELLAALGSETARDIVATLHEEPASPAKLADRVDTSVQNVQYHLGRLEDAGVVTVAGTAYSEKGREMDVYAPADSPLVIVAAEEERTSGVRAALSRLLGSVGVLLVGSLAVQQYFGGGLFPGRESASGGADGGGGAAGDTAPTATPTDEGGGFSIAEATQTPQETATETVRQATETTASGGDALFGSLPPGLVFFLGGLLVLCTVVLLSYTQRAV; this is encoded by the coding sequence GTGAGCCTGCTGCCCTCCTCCCCCGATATCTCGCGAGACGGCGACCCCAGAGTGGTCGGCGTCGACAGCGAGGACGCCGACGAGTTGCTCGCCGCGCTCGGCTCCGAGACCGCCCGGGACATCGTCGCCACGCTCCACGAGGAGCCGGCTTCCCCCGCCAAGCTCGCCGACCGCGTCGACACCTCCGTCCAGAACGTCCAGTACCACCTCGGCAGACTGGAGGACGCCGGCGTCGTCACCGTCGCCGGCACCGCCTACTCCGAGAAGGGCCGCGAGATGGACGTGTACGCGCCCGCCGACAGCCCGCTCGTCATCGTCGCCGCCGAGGAGGAACGCACCTCCGGGGTGCGGGCCGCGCTGTCGCGACTGCTCGGCAGCGTCGGCGTCCTGCTCGTCGGAAGCCTGGCCGTCCAGCAGTACTTCGGCGGCGGACTGTTTCCCGGCCGCGAATCGGCAAGCGGCGGCGCAGATGGCGGTGGCGGCGCGGCCGGCGACACGGCACCCACCGCCACGCCCACGGACGAGGGGGGCGGCTTCAGCATCGCCGAGGCGACACAGACGCCACAGGAGACCGCCACCGAGACGGTCCGGCAGGCGACGGAGACGACCGCGAGCGGCGGCGACGCGCTGTTCGGCTCGCTCCCGCCGGGGCTGGTCTTCTTCCTCGGTGGCCTGCTCGTGTTGTGTACCGTCGTCCTCCTGTCGTACACTCAAAGAGCTGTTTGA
- a CDS encoding CBS domain-containing protein, producing MASPRAVSELLSSDVETVGPAAFLRAVTEYLYGTGVGSVVVTDEHDVPVGIITGRDIGRAAAEGLGFDTTRVREVMTDSPVTVAPETTGQQAAETMREHGIRHLLVVDDDGLVGVVTATDLAYATPDAPAAESVEVDVDARDRYDERDWAFDGPAGSALSVGDEFTFAKTLTETDIEQFAEATGDTNPLHLDAEYAGATRFGGRIAHGVLTTGVVSAAVARLPGMPIYLEQNARFTAPVHGGERVTATIEVIEEETTDQFRLSTVVTDEDGEIVLDGDALVLVEAEP from the coding sequence ATGGCTTCGCCACGCGCCGTCAGCGAACTGCTGAGCAGCGACGTGGAGACGGTCGGGCCGGCGGCGTTTCTGCGCGCCGTCACCGAGTATCTCTACGGAACCGGCGTCGGCTCCGTCGTCGTCACCGACGAGCACGACGTGCCCGTCGGTATCATCACGGGCAGGGACATCGGCCGCGCCGCCGCCGAGGGACTCGGCTTCGACACCACGCGCGTCCGTGAGGTGATGACCGATTCGCCGGTCACCGTCGCTCCGGAGACGACCGGCCAGCAGGCCGCCGAGACGATGCGCGAACACGGGATTCGCCATCTGCTCGTCGTCGACGACGACGGACTCGTCGGCGTGGTCACGGCCACGGACCTCGCGTACGCGACTCCGGACGCGCCCGCGGCGGAGAGCGTCGAGGTCGACGTGGACGCCCGCGACCGCTACGACGAGCGCGACTGGGCCTTCGACGGGCCGGCGGGGTCGGCGCTGTCGGTCGGCGACGAGTTCACGTTCGCGAAGACGCTCACCGAGACGGATATCGAGCAGTTCGCCGAGGCGACCGGCGACACGAACCCGCTCCATCTCGACGCCGAGTACGCCGGCGCGACCAGATTCGGCGGACGCATCGCACACGGCGTGCTCACGACGGGCGTCGTCTCGGCCGCGGTCGCACGGCTCCCGGGGATGCCGATTTATCTCGAACAGAACGCCCGCTTCACCGCCCCGGTCCACGGCGGCGAGCGCGTCACGGCGACCATCGAGGTCATCGAGGAGGAGACGACAGACCAGTTCCGGCTCTCGACGGTCGTGACGGACGAGGACGGAGAAATCGTGTTGGACGGCGACGCGCTCGTGTTGGTCGAAGCGGAGCCCTAA
- the serB gene encoding phosphoserine phosphatase SerB — protein MLIAFDFDGTLSDSEMTVLLGEQCGVADEMEAITERAMNDEIDYATSLRERAALLDGLSEDAAAEAWDQVVLRDGAAAVIDALREGGHTVAILTGGFETGVETALDAAGTSVDTIVANRLPVAAGALTGEVEGPLIEGTKDDALESLAAEYGVEMAETVAVGDGANDLPMLEVAGLAIGFEPKPAVEPSCDTVVASMQELLATLESRNVV, from the coding sequence ATGCTCATCGCGTTCGACTTCGACGGCACGCTCTCTGACTCCGAGATGACGGTCCTACTTGGCGAGCAGTGTGGCGTCGCCGACGAGATGGAAGCCATCACTGAACGGGCGATGAACGACGAAATCGACTACGCCACCTCGCTGCGCGAGCGGGCCGCACTCTTGGACGGGCTCTCGGAGGATGCAGCCGCTGAGGCGTGGGACCAGGTCGTCTTGCGCGACGGCGCGGCGGCGGTCATCGACGCGCTCCGTGAGGGTGGCCACACGGTCGCCATCCTGACGGGGGGGTTCGAGACGGGCGTCGAGACAGCACTCGACGCAGCAGGGACGAGCGTCGACACCATCGTCGCGAACCGACTCCCCGTAGCGGCGGGTGCACTCACCGGCGAGGTTGAAGGCCCGCTCATCGAGGGGACGAAGGACGACGCGCTCGAATCGCTGGCCGCGGAGTACGGCGTCGAGATGGCGGAGACGGTCGCGGTCGGCGACGGAGCAAACGACCTGCCGATGTTGGAGGTCGCGGGACTGGCAATCGGGTTCGAGCCGAAGCCGGCGGTCGAGCCGTCGTGTGACACGGTCGTCGCGTCGATGCAGGAGCTGTTGGCGACGCTCGAATCGCGAAACGTCGTCTGA
- a CDS encoding metallophosphoesterase yields MIVVLSDTHGTDGPRLDGRTATAVREADLVCHCGDFMTEPVLDKFESVVASAGGEFAAVAGNNDPPSVRERVGDETVVEHEGVRLALVHGHRHHDTALAMFGRQSNADLVCVGHSHKPGVRRLGEVPVVNPGSHADPRRYRPAHAELSVGAKVIGGSLVSPDGERFERFELPR; encoded by the coding sequence ATGATCGTCGTGCTCTCCGACACCCACGGAACCGACGGCCCGCGGCTCGACGGCCGGACCGCGACGGCCGTTCGCGAGGCCGACCTCGTCTGTCACTGTGGCGACTTTATGACGGAGCCGGTGCTCGACAAGTTCGAGTCCGTCGTGGCGTCGGCCGGCGGAGAGTTCGCCGCCGTGGCCGGCAACAACGACCCGCCGTCGGTTCGCGAGCGCGTCGGCGACGAAACCGTCGTCGAACACGAGGGGGTTCGGCTGGCGCTCGTCCACGGCCACCGCCACCACGACACCGCGCTCGCGATGTTCGGCCGGCAGTCGAACGCCGACCTCGTCTGTGTCGGCCACAGCCACAAGCCGGGGGTTCGACGGCTCGGCGAGGTGCCGGTCGTGAACCCGGGGAGCCACGCCGACCCGCGCCGCTACCGCCCGGCACACGCGGAGCTATCGGTCGGTGCGAAGGTCATCGGCGGCTCGCTCGTCTCGCCCGACGGCGAGCGATTCGAGCGGTTCGAGCTGCCGAGATAG